The Drosophila mauritiana strain mau12 chromosome 2R, ASM438214v1, whole genome shotgun sequence genome has a segment encoding these proteins:
- the LOC117136449 gene encoding pikachurin, which produces MSTSKHHQHHCRVVCVWLLLVLSSLSSASIAVGAIPEPEEAAFQGHCGHTSPCEQLCYEIHDGMYECDCIEGYELNKNGYSCQVINATSNSLDGRGKSDEDVLYQKGASFSAKLANDDGGKAMAKSTFTLSASQSASPAGNENGEDESGSEGDSYDYGELEDSNSETQEQKQQSLNLQQQQQKVNSNDYYISAESINFNSESEGQEQQDVADFKAASTMLPSSVPPTPSRSTTRATASPTTTTTTTRRSPTRAPKQRVDVDYGEGDGSDDYSYSYKSDMSVYDDVNNNQLNLRRNSKSQTYQQTSNTNTAKNRRKYPNVTSNKVQMHITRQTNRLENISAAEPAVVGAAMTTDRSTPTCNLDCGSDGICALEATAASSRCLCPFGKTGTGCQEDIRAHVPRFAKRSWLAFPALHGAYKHVQLRIEFRPESFDGIILLSGERDDLTGDFMALLLNKGFVEFWFDCGSGVGSVRSRETILLNEWNSVIIYRHRWDAWLVLNHGTKVQGRSNGLFSRITFREPVFLGGIGNITGLAKRLPLAEGFAGCIRRFVANEHDYKFTEHPLGDVINGFDIQDCSTDKCVRYPCQHGGKCLPSDQGAICLCPIGFVGDLCEIRMDLQVPAFNGSSFLRYAPLGDSALIWLELKVTLKPEQADGLILYSGPEHRGDFIALYLNDGFVEFAFDLGSGPALVRSEHSLSLGQWHTIKISRTARLAVLKVDKHQEVLTISSNGFWHLSLDQNLFVGGVNHVDRLPLDLKYKPFFVGCIQRIDINGHSLGIVAEALGGSNIGNCPHACVARPCGPLAECVPQMESYECRCSIHNERCNKAAEVPPEQLPELALHKSKVLETKDNGEAAKKVSGLAHKKHSKKHRNLHKPTPAKSTTTSTTSTTTTTTEAPSERTEEATAGALSNEEIEDDIIFRLVQQQQQQKELKKQHQQTTTTAPATSATSTGPPKAKPRLSGKHHASKHEHHQKPNAAFTRKLSRLPTHYESFQTNPDSDILTFEDNNDWVTSLQQQEYGDAMAASQVPLAFEDGSPGTPRSSDNNEDDENAFVFDESLFDASDGTEEYQRKQLAQDMKRIMSNSNAHSSHKKAEVQFPPQGSQEVVSPNEDTSQYSDDYNDDELLTPVMQGGEEVKLESHASSTPQTHTDWSLLKKFDLSAEHQSQVQGVRKNFGACFAGSDSYFHYNDADTMSQVISYSIDLNLRIKTHSENGVILWTGRQGTTEEHDDYLSLGIEQGYLHFRYDLGSGEVDIRFNGTKVSDGLWHRVRAIRNSQEGYLEVDGRKTVTLRAPGKLRQLNTDTGLYVGGMPDVGYFTHQRYFSGIVGCISEIVLAGEMKLNFDPNTLGTEHNVETGLL; this is translated from the exons GCCACTGTGGACACACCAGCCCCTGCGAACAACTATGCTACGAGATCCACGATGGAATGTACGAGTGCGACTGCATCGAGGGCTACGAGCTGAACAAGAACGGTTACAGCTGTCAAG TAATTAACGCCACATCCAACAGTTTGGATGGGCGTGGCAAGTCGGACGAGGATGTGCTCTACCAGAAGGGCGCCTCGTTCAGCGCCAAGTTGGCGAACGACGATGGTGGCAAGGCGATGGCCAAGTCCACGTTCACCCTATCCGCCTCGCAATCCGCCTCGCCGGCGGGCAACGAAAACGGAGAGGATGAGTCCGGATCCGAGGGCGACAGCTACGATTACGGCGAGCTGGAGGACAGCAACTCGGAGACACAGGAACAGAAGCAGCAATCGCTGAatcttcagcagcagcaacagaaagTCAATTCAAACGATTACTACATATCAGCGGAGAGCATCAACTTCAATTCGGAGTCCGAgggccaggagcagcaggatgTGGCCGACTTCAAGGCGGCCAGCACGATGCTGCCCAGCTCAGTGCCCCCCACGCCCAGCAGAAGCACGACAAGGGCAACCGCCAGCCCGACCACAACGACCACGACCACAAGGCGATCCCCCACCAGGGCGCCCAAGCAGCGAGTGGATGTGGACTATGGCGAGGGTGATGGCAGCGATGACTATAGCTACAGCTATAAGTCGGACATGTCCGTCTACGACGATGTCAACAATAATCAATTAAACTTAAGACGCAACAGCAAATCGCAAACATATCAGCAGACAAGCAATACGAACACGGCCAAGAACCGCAGGAAGTACCCAAACGTAACCAGCAACAAGGTCCAAATGCATATCACGAGGCAGACCAACCGACTTGAGAACATATCAGCAGCGGAACCGGCTGTCGTGGGAGCAGCCATGACAACAGACAG GAGCACTCCCACATGCAATCTGGATTGCGGTTCCGATGGAATCTGTGCCTTGGAGGCAACTGCCGCCAGTTCTCGTTGTCTTTGTCCCTTTGGCAAAACGGGCACTGGCTGTCAGGAAG ATATTCGAGCCCATGTGCCGCGTTTCGCCAAGCGATCCTGGCTAGCATTTCCGGCGCTCCATGGCGCCTACAAGCACGTCCAACTGCGCATCGAATTCCGTCCAGAGTCCTTTGACGGCATTATCCTGCTGAGCGGAGAGCGCGATGACCTCACCGGTGACTTTATGGCCCTGCTACTAAACAAGGGCTTCGTGGAGTTCTGGTTTGACTGTGGTTCCGGCGTGGGCAGCGTTCGATCCCGGGAGACCATTCTGCTGAACGAATGGAACTCGGTGATCATCTACCGGCATCGATGGGATGCCTGGCTGGTGCTCAATCATGGCACCAAGGTCCAGGGAAGATCGAAT GGATTGTTCTCACGCATCACTTTCCGGGAACCAGTTTTTCTGGGTGGCATTGGCAACATAACTGGGTTGGCCAAGCGTCTTCCTCTGGCCGAGGGATTCGCCGGCTGCATTCGTCGTTTTGTGGCCAACGAACATGACTACAAGTTCACAGAGCATCCCTTGGGCGATGTCATCAATGGATTCGATATAC AGGACTGTTCCACCGACAAGTGTGTGAGGTATCCTTGCCAGCATGGTGGCAAGTGCCTACCTTCAGATCAAGGCGCTATATGCCTATGTCCAATAGGATTTGTTGGTGATCTGTGTGAGATTCGAATGGATCTACAG GTTCCCGCCTTCAATGGCTCATCTTTCCTACGCTACGCTCCACTGGGCGATAGTGCCCTCATTTGGTTGGAGCTAAAGGTGACCCTTAAGCCCGAGCAAGCAGATGGCTTGATCCTGTACTCAGGTCCAGAACATCGAGGTGACTTTATAGCCCTCTACCTCAACGACGGCTTTGTGGAGTTTGCCTTTGATCTCGGCAGTGGTCCAGCTTTAGTGCG GAGCGAACATTCCCTCAGTCTGGGTCAATGGCACACCATCAAGATCTCGCGAACAGCTCGGCTGGCGGTGCTCAAG GTGGATAAACATCAGGAGGTCCTAACCATTTCATCGAACGGCTTCTGGCACTTGTCGCTGGACCAGAATCTCTTTGTGGGCGGCGTTAACCACGTGGACCGTCTGCCTCTGGACCTCAAGTACAAACCCTTCTTCGTTGGCTGCATCCAGAGG ATCGACATCAATGGCCACTCGCTGGGCATTGTGGCGGAGGCATTGGGTGGCAGCAACATCGGCAACTGCCCCCACGCCTGTGTGGCACGACCCTGCGGCCCCCTGGCGGAGTGCGTTCCTCAAATGGAGAGCTACGAGTGCCGCTGCAGCATCCACAATGAGCGCTGCAACAAGGCCGCCGAGGTGCCGCCCGAGCAGCTGCCCGAGCTGGCTCTCCACAAATCCAAGGTCCTCGAGACGAAGGACAATGGGGAGGCGGCGAAGAAGGTGTCTGGATTGGCGCACAAGAAGCATTCCAAAAAGCACAGGAATTTGCATAAGCCAACCCCTGCCAAGAGCACGACCACAAGCACCACCtcaaccaccaccacgacCACTGAAGCGCCTTCTGAGAGGACAGAGGAAGCCACTGCGGGGGCGCTAAGCAACGAGGAAATCGAAGATGATATCATATTCCGTCTtgtgcagcaacaacagcagcagaaagAGCTCAAGAAGCAGCATCAGCAGACGACTACTACTGCCCCAGCCACCTCAGCCACATCCACTGGTCCACCTAAAGCAAAGCCCAGGCTTTCAGGGAAGCACCATGCCAGCAAGCACGAGCACCATCAGAAGCCCAATGCTGCCTTCACCCGCAAGCTGAGTCGCCTGCCCACCCACTACGAGAGTTTCCAGACGAACCCCGACAGCGATATCCTCACCTTCGAGGATAACAATGACTGGGTGACCAgtctgcagcagcaggagtacGGCGATGCCATGGCGGCCAGTCAGGTGCCATTGGCCTTTGAGGATGGAAGCCCCGGAACTCCCAGGTCGAGTGACAACAACGAAGATGACGAGAACGCCTTTGTGTTCGATGAGTCGCTTTTTGACGCCTCCGATGGAACGGAGGAGTACCAGCGCAAGCAACTGGCCCAGGACATGAAGCGCATTATGTCAAATTCAAATGCGCACTCTAGTCACAAGAAGGCTGAGGTCCAGTTTCCACCTCAAGGCAGTCAAGAAGTTGTTTCCCCCAACGAAGACACCTCTCAGTACAGCGACGACTACAACGATGATGAGCTTTTGACCCCAGTTATGCAGGGCGGTGAGGAAGTCAAGCTGGAATCGCATGCCTCCAGCACACCGCAGACCCACACCGACTGGAGTCTTCTGAAGAAGTTCGACCTGTCCGCCGAGCACCAGTCGCAGGTTCAGGGCGTACGCAAGAATTTTGGAGCTTGCTTCGCCGGCAGCGACAGCTATTTCCACTACAATGACGCTGATACCATGAGTCAGGTGATCAGCTACAGCATCGATCTCAATCTGCGCATTAAGACCCACTCGGAGAACGGCGTGATCCTGTGGACAGGACGCCAGGGAACGACGGAGGAACACGACGACTACCTCTCGCTGGGCATCGAACAGGG GTACTTACACTTCCGCTATGACTTGGGATCTGGTGAGGTTGATATCCGCTTCAATGGCACCAAGGTCAGCGATGGTCTGTGGCATCGCGTGAGAGCCATAAG AAACTCTCAAGAGGGCTATCTGGAGGTGGATGGCAGAAAGACAGTCACTTTGCGGGCGCCTGGTAAACTCCGCCAGCTTAACACGGACACCGGTCTGTATGTGG GTGGAATGCCCGATGTGGGTTACTTCACGCACCAGCGCTACTTCAGCGGCATCGTCGGCTGCATCTCGGAAATCGTCCTGGCCGGCGAAATGAAACTGAACTTCGATCCAAATACGCTGGGAACGGAGCACAATGTGGAGACGGGCCTCCTATGA